The genomic DNA AAAAGTAGGACAGTGGGCCTCGCAATCAACTAGATCACCATAACAATCCGTGCGGCCTAGTATCCTGCAACACCAGCATGGACCCTCTGTGCACTTGTCCTTCACGCAGAACTCCAGATGTATTTTCTCCCCTCCCTCATGATGATCCCACTTCATCATCTTTGTCTTCTTCATGCTGCCGCCATCATCATGGCTACCACCTGTTTTATATATACAGAAGTAGAACACATCAGTATAGTACTGTGCAATAATTACAGGGAGAAACCATGAGCAagacgatatatatatatatatatatatattgaaggaGCTAACATGGGTGTTTAGGGAAGAGGACGAAGGTGacgaagaagaggagaagaaccAGACGACCCACGCTGAGAGTCTCCATGGAGTCTTAATTAGTTTCTGAAAGACCTGTTGAGAGCCCAAGggatatatgtatacatatatatccatGCCAAGTCCTTTAATGTTTTTGGTGTACGTTGTTGGGAGTATGATGGTTTGTAATTTGTTGGAGAATCTGGATGACATAATATCTTAGCATTTATTCCTTTCCTATTGTAATGAAATTACAGCATACAAAATCTTTCTAAATTTCTCAACCAATTTTCTATATTAAGAAAGTAATCCTGTAAATATTAGATTCtcctaaattaaaaaatatattttgtatattcttTAATATCCTAGATTAGGCAATGttattgtacatatatatatatatatatcagtgaGATCAATTAAGTGAATGAGgtgaatttattcaaaattttattttttttaagtaagaataatattaaaaaaaaaaaacaacgcCGAAATACCgaccacaaaaaaaaatcagagaGAACAGATCACCAATCACTCTAACCAAa from Diospyros lotus cultivar Yz01 chromosome 4, ASM1463336v1, whole genome shotgun sequence includes the following:
- the LOC127798945 gene encoding uncharacterized protein LOC127798945 gives rise to the protein METLSVGRLVLLLFFVTFVLFPKHPCGSHDDGGSMKKTKMMKWDHHEGGEKIHLEFCVKDKCTEGPCWCCRILGRTDCYGDLVDCEAHCPTFPPADPSALIN